Part of the Leptolyngbya sp. BL0902 genome, GAGGAGGTCGTGGCCCAGGTTCCATTCCCAAATGCCGTAGGATCCCGCTTTCAGGGCTAAGGTGAGGCGGCTGGACTGTTCCTTGAGGGCTAGTTCCGCCTGTTTGCGGACGGTGATGTCTTGGTTAATGCCAATCATGTGGATGGGCTGGCCCCGCTTATCCCGCTGCACATGGGCCGAGGACTGAATCCACCTCAGTTCGCCATCGGCCCGATAAATCCGAAACTCCGCCCCTTCGTAGGGCTCACCCTGAATGGCGGATGCCAGCAGTGCCTCTACCCGGTCGATGTCTTCCGGGTGAACCAGACTGCGCCAGGTTTGCCAGTCGGTCGTTTGCGCCGTTTCAGACAGGCCATAGATGCGGCAGAGGGAGGCATCCCAGAAGAGACCTTGGCCTAAATCCCACAGCCAAAAGCCAATGTGCCCCGCCTGCAAGGCCAAGGACAGGCGACTCGCCAAGCGCTGGAATTCTGATTCAGCGCTTTTGTGCTCGGTAATGTCTCGGCTGATCCCCACCACCCGCAGGGGCTGGCCTGCTGCATCACGCTCCACCTGGGCAAAGACTTGCACCCACCGAGGCTCCCCATCCGAGTGGCAGATGCGATAGTCTGCCCTGAAGAGGGTGTTGCCGTGATGCTCTAGCGCTTGATGGAGTTGGGCTTCTAGGGCAGGCCAATCCTCCGGGTGAACCCGGTGACACCAGTCGTCATAGGTCATGGGTTCTCCCTGGGGAAACCCGTAGATGCTGTACATCCGGCTATCCCAGGATAGATTGTTCACAAAGTCCCACTCCCAGGAACCAAAGCCCCCCGCTTCTAGGGCTAGGGTGAGACGGTTGTTGAGGGCTTGGGCAGCGGCTTCGGCTTCGGCTCGGGCTAGGCAGGGGAAGGTGCGCTGGGTGATTTCTTCAATGAGGGCAATTTCGTCCTCGCGCCACGTCCGGGGCACAGCATCGTTGACGCTCAAGAGGTAGCTCCAAGTGCCCTCGCGGTGGAAGGGTACGCTGACATAGGCTCGAATTTGAAGGGCGGCATAGCGATCAGTATCAATGCGAGGATCTTGATAGGCATCGTTCACCACAATGGTGTTGCCATCCCGTGCCGCCTGCCGAAAATCATCGGTGATGAATTCTGACAGCCGATGCACCCCAGCGACATCGGGCGTATCCACGCTGTGCCAGGTGTAGTGGATGGTGATCTGGTCGGCCACTTCGTCAATGTGGGCAAACAAACAGAGGGTCGCTTGCAGATAAGCCCCCACCTTGGTTCCCACAGTGCGCATAATGGCATCGGCGGTGGACAGGCGGGAAAGATCGCTAGTCAAGTCTGCCAAAAAGGCGAGGTTGCGTTCGGTGCGCTTGCGAGGGGTCACATCCTGGATCACGGCCAGCAACCGATAGCCTGCCCTATCCCCCACGCGGGTGAGAAATACCTCAAAGACCTTGTGCTGAGAGGCTAGGGCATGAGGGGCTTGCCCCTGACAGGCTTGGCCCTGGGGCTGGGCTTCCCACTCCAGCCGCATCGAAGCTCCGGTTTCTAGTACGCGGTCATAGTGGTTGTGCCACGCCTTAAATTCCTCTGGAAAGTGGGCGTGGATAGATTCACCACTGAGATCCGCAATGCCAAACATCGCCTGCATTGCCGGGTTCATGGCTACATAGGTGTAGTCGTGCCAACCATCGGGCCGCAGGGGGCCTCGCTCAAAGAGACACACGCCCTCCTCCATAGCCTCAAACAGGGCGCGATACAGGGTCTCGGCATCCTTCTGCGAATTGGGTTCTGGAAACATGGGGTGGGCCAATGGCATACTGAACTCCCCCTTAACCCGCTAGGGAATTCACGGAATTCTAGAAGCAATCTCCTCACTCCCATCAGGATAACCCCTTGGCTCTCTCGTCGCGGCTTTTATCGTCAAGCGAGTCAGAACGCAGGAATCGGGTCTGGACATAGGACAAAAAGCGCCCCTTTTCCAGGGGCGCACCTTGCCAATAGCCGTCTGTTAGCTTGAGTCCTAGCTTCGACAGCCGTATCCGTATCCGTAGTCGTATCCGTAGTCGTATCCGTCGCAACTAGGCTCAATCAAAACGGTCGGCATTCATTACCTTCGTCCAAGCGGATACAAAGTCTTGGACAAACTTGCCATGGCTGTCGTCCTGGGCATAGACCTCGGCGTAGGCCCGTAGGATGGCGTTAGACCCAAAAACCAGATCCACCCGGGTGGCCGTCCATTTCACCTGTCCGGTCTGGCGGTCGCAGATCTCGTACAGGTTTTTACCAGCGGGCTTCCACTCGTAGGCCATGTCCGTCAGGTTGACGAAGAAATCGTTGGTCAGCGCCCCTTCTCGGTCGGTGAACACGCCGTGCTTGGTGTTGCCGTGATTGGTACCCAAAACCCGCATTCCGCCTAGCAGTACGGTCATTTCTGGGGCGGTCAATCCCATCAGTTGGGTACGGTCGAGCAACAGTTCTTCGGGCTGCACGGCGTAGTCCTGTTTGAGCCAGTTGCGGTAGCCATCGTGGACAGGTTCCAGCGGCTCGAAGGACTCGATATCGGTCATCTCTGCCGTGGCATCGCCTCGACCCGGGGAAAAGGGCACGGTGATCTCCACCCCAGCCGCCTTAGCCGCTTGCTCAATGCCGACATTGCCCGCCAGGACAATCACATCCGCCACGCTGGCCCCGGTTTCGGCGGCGATGCCCTCCAGCACCGACAGCACCCTGGCCAGTTGATCCGGCTCGTTGCCCACCCAGTCCTTTTGGGGCGCAAGGCGAAGGCGGGCACCGTTGGCCCCTCCGCGCTTATCGGAACCCCGGAACGTCCGGGCGCTATCCCAAGCCGTACACACCATCTCGCGGATGCTGAGACCACTGGCGGCGATCCGATGCTTCACCGCTGGCACGTCGTAGTGGGCATGTCCGGCGGGCACCGGATCTTGCCAAATCAGGTCTTCCTGGGGCACGTCGGGGCCGATGTACCGCGCCTTTGGCCCCATATCCCGGTGGGTAAGCTTGAACCAAGCCCGTGCAAAGACCTCTGAGAAGTAGGCCGGATCCTGGTAGAACCGCTCGGAAATCTGGCGGTATTCCGGATCCATCTTCATCGCCATGTCGGCGTCGGTCATCACCAGGTTGCGGCGAATGCTGGGATCCTCCACATCTAAGGGCAAATCTTCCTCCTTGGGGTTGATCGGCTCCCACTGCCACGCCCCGGCGGGACTCTTCTTCAGTTCCCAGTCGTAGTTCAGCAGCATATGAAAATAGCCGTTGTCCCACTGGGTGGGGTGGGGTGTCCAAGCCCCTTCAATACCGCTGGTAACGGCATCTCGGCCAATGCCGCGCCCGTTTTTTTTGTTCCAGCCGAGGCCCTGTTCTTCGACCTCAGCCCCCTCCGGTTCTGCCCCCAGCAGCGCCGCATCGCCATTGCCGTGGCACTTGCCCACCGTATGCCCCCCAGCGGTAAGGGCCACGGTTTCCTCGTCGTTCATGGCCATGCGGGCAAAGGTGACGCGCACATCATGGGCGGT contains:
- the katG gene encoding catalase/peroxidase HPI, encoding MSTSRGKCPIMHGAVTTPSMAQMDWWPKALNLDILSQHDSKTNPLGTNFNYREEVKKLDVEALKQDLHALLTDSQPWWPADWGHYGGLMIRLTWHAAGTYRIADGRGGAGTGNQRFAPLNSWPDNTNLDKARRLLWPIKKKYGNQLSWADLIAYAGTIAYESMGLKTFGFAFGREDIWHPEKDIYWGSEKEWLAPSDNPHSRYSGERDLDNPLAAVMMGLIYVNPEGVDGNPDPLKTAHDVRVTFARMAMNDEETVALTAGGHTVGKCHGNGDAALLGAEPEGAEVEEQGLGWNKKNGRGIGRDAVTSGIEGAWTPHPTQWDNGYFHMLLNYDWELKKSPAGAWQWEPINPKEEDLPLDVEDPSIRRNLVMTDADMAMKMDPEYRQISERFYQDPAYFSEVFARAWFKLTHRDMGPKARYIGPDVPQEDLIWQDPVPAGHAHYDVPAVKHRIAASGLSIREMVCTAWDSARTFRGSDKRGGANGARLRLAPQKDWVGNEPDQLARVLSVLEGIAAETGASVADVIVLAGNVGIEQAAKAAGVEITVPFSPGRGDATAEMTDIESFEPLEPVHDGYRNWLKQDYAVQPEELLLDRTQLMGLTAPEMTVLLGGMRVLGTNHGNTKHGVFTDREGALTNDFFVNLTDMAYEWKPAGKNLYEICDRQTGQVKWTATRVDLVFGSNAILRAYAEVYAQDDSHGKFVQDFVSAWTKVMNADRFD